The nucleotide window CAGGACGGTATTTGTACGTACATTTCGGGGAGCCCGATGGCGAAGCCGCTCTACAAAGAGGTCGAGAGCGTGTTGAGGTCCCAGGTGACGTCGGGGCGCAGGGCGGTCGGCTCCAAGCTGCCGACCGAGAGCGAGCTCTGCGAGATCTTCGACGTGAGCCGCGACACCGTTAGGAAGGCGCTCCGGTCCCTGAAGGAGCTCGGGCTCGTCAAGGCCGTCCCCGGCGTCGGGACGATGGTCGTGCGCAGCCGCCCCAACCTCCACGTCGACACTCTCAGGCCGCTCTCGGCGCCGCTGCGTGAGGCGGGGCTCTCGCTCGACGTCGAGGTGCTCGACGTGCGCCTTGAGGTGCCCGACGAGGCCGTCAGGGGCCACCTGAAGCTCGCTCCCGGCGAGAAGGCGCTGCGCGTCAGGCGGGCCCACAAGATCGCGGGCCGGCCGTTCTCGATAACCACCTACAACGTCCCGGAGTGGGTGGGCATCGGACTGGACGCCGACTTCACCGGCACCATCTACGAGCTGGTAGAGGAGAAGGGCAAGAGCCTCATCGACTACGGCACCGACCAGATCTCGGCGCGCATGCCCACCGAGGAGGAGAAGCGGCTCCTGGCCATGCCTGAGAGCCTGCCGATACTCCTCATCAGGCGCACCGCCTTCACCGACCTGGACAGGGCCGTCCAGTACCTGGAGGCCGCGGTGCGCTCCGACCTATACGAGTACGCCGTCACGCTACCCCGGTCGCTCTGACCGCGGCCGACGGCCCTCCAGACCGCAGCCCGGCCACAGCGGCCCCGACGCCCGCGACCAGACCGCGACCCGACCGCAGCCCAGCGACAACGGCCCTCCAGACCGCGACCCGACCGCAGCCCGCCTACAAGCCGCCTCTCGACCCCACGGATAGGGAGCAGATGACGACGTCCAAGACAGCACGTTTCAGCCGGGAGCAGCTGCTGGACCTCAGCGGCGCCATCCTCAGGCGCGCCGGCGCCGCCGCCGACGAGGCCCAGACCGTGGCCGCGGCGCTCGTGGACGCCGAGTTCCGGGGCGTGGAGTCGCAGGGCCTGGTGCGCCTGCCCGGCTACGCCAGGGGCGCGGCCAGCGGCGAGATCAGGTCGCAGGTCGAGCTCGAGGTCCTCATGGAGTCCCCCAGCGCGCTGCGGCTCGACGCGCACTACGGCTGGGGCTACGTCATGGGGCGGCGCGCGATCGACCTGTGCATCGAGAGGGCGTCCACGACGGGCGCGTGCTTCGCCGTCGTGCTCAACACGAGCCACCTCGGGCGGCTCGGCTACTTCGTCGAGCACGCCGCGGAGCGCGGGTTCATCGGCGTGGCCGCCGCGGCGGGCCACCCGCGCTTCGCCACCCAGGC belongs to Trueperaceae bacterium and includes:
- a CDS encoding GntR family transcriptional regulator, which produces MAKPLYKEVESVLRSQVTSGRRAVGSKLPTESELCEIFDVSRDTVRKALRSLKELGLVKAVPGVGTMVVRSRPNLHVDTLRPLSAPLREAGLSLDVEVLDVRLEVPDEAVRGHLKLAPGEKALRVRRAHKIAGRPFSITTYNVPEWVGIGLDADFTGTIYELVEEKGKSLIDYGTDQISARMPTEEEKRLLAMPESLPILLIRRTAFTDLDRAVQYLEAAVRSDLYEYAVTLPRSL